One Echeneis naucrates chromosome 1, fEcheNa1.1, whole genome shotgun sequence DNA segment encodes these proteins:
- the LOC115049464 gene encoding prostaglandin D2 receptor 2, whose protein sequence is MSNMTQAGLLCPLIQDMQRHSLNNNKQANWTVVCIHGLFSCMGILENALILWVVGFRLRQRTVASVWVLNLAISDFLATLTLPFFTTYLYYSHSWELGNLLCKIQASIFFLNMFVSAFLLAAISLDRLLLVVRPVWSKNHRSVPGAWKVCALGWLWAVINTLPYTLFRSVIKRQDGGNLCYHNFALLFSTEDTLERDCKVRHAATAISKLLLAFLFPLMVIAGSYIKIGLILRRRSTRRTQGSTRANHSLIVSNTDRGPETPKTPTTTKTTIFLKPLTSHQSSTMKSTSLSGTPLNQTNLGQLSQSFVKMVTFVIAAFALCWAPYHIFCMIEVSAQYRKNSLSAVEVGLPLATTIAFLNPVLNPILYAFSCPHFCVRIRQSLGAVFSALVEEEGGILRTHIKRKSSRDASPASPASPRVSLSASKSPEIQRHFPSPLASGGLEEIHLKSHEECRT, encoded by the coding sequence ATGTCAAACATGACACAGGCAGGGCTCCTCTGCCCCCTGATACAGGACATGCAGAGGCATAgcctgaacaacaacaaacaagccaACTGGACAGTGGTTTGCATCCACGGTCTGTTCTCCTGCATGGGGATTTTGGAGAACGCCTTGATCCTCTGGGTGGTTGGATTCCGCCTGCGGCAGCGCACCGTGGCATCTGTCTGGGTGCTCAACCTGGCTATATCTGACTTTCTAGCCACCCTGACACTGCCCTTTTTCACCACATATCTTTACTATTCGCACAGCTGGGAGCTTGGTAACTTGCTCTGCAAAATACAGGCTTCCATCTTCTTCTTAAAtatgtttgtttcagctttccTTCTGGCAGCCATTTCACTTGACCGCTTACTTTTGGTGGTCAGGCCCGTGTGGAGCAAGAATCATCGATCCGTGCCGGGAGCATGGAAAGTGTGTGCTCTGGGTTGGCTATGGGCAGTAATTAATACCCTACCTTACACCTTATTCCGATCAGTTATCAAGAGACAAGACGGGGGAAATTTGTGTTATCATAATTTTGCCCTGTTGTTTTCCACTGAAGATACTCTGGAGAGAGACTGCAAAGTGAGGCATGCTGCAACAGCTATCTCTAAACTGCTGCTAGCGTTCCTCTTTCCGCTAATGGTGATCGCTGGGAGCTACATCAAAATAGGCCTCATCCTGAGAAGGAGGAGTACAAGGAGGACACAGGGCAGCACCAGAGCAAATCATTCGCTGATTGtgtcaaacacagacagaggacCAGAAACTCCAAAAACCCCTACAACCACCAAAACTACTATCTTTCTCAAGCCCCTGACTTCTCATCAGTCTTCAACCATGAAGTCTACTTCCTTGTCCGGCACCCCCCTAAATCAGACCAATCTGGGCCAGCTGTCACAGAGCTTCGTCAAAATGGTGACATTTGTGATTGCGGCATTTGCACTGTGCTGGGCTCCCTATCACATCTTCTGCATGATCGAAGTATCTGCCCAGTACCGGAAGAACAGCCTCAGCGCGGTAGAGGTGGGCCTGCCCTTGGCTACAACGATTGCATTCTTAAATCCAGTGTTGAACCCAATTTTGTATGCCTTTAGCTGCCCACATTTTTGCGTAAGAATACGTCAAAGTCTGGGAGCAGTGTTTTCCGCACtcgtggaggaggaaggggggatCCTAAGAACccatataaaaaggaaaagcagtCGAGATGCGAGCCCTGCATCACCAGCATCACCAAGGGTGTCATTGTCAGCCAGTAAATCACCTGAGATTCAACGCCACTTCCCCTCGCCTTTGGCCTCTGGAGGACTTGAAGAAATTCACCTGAAGTCACATGAAGAATGCAGGACATAA